Proteins from a genomic interval of Schistocerca serialis cubense isolate TAMUIC-IGC-003099 chromosome 11, iqSchSeri2.2, whole genome shotgun sequence:
- the LOC126426599 gene encoding keratin-associated protein 9-2-like, translating to MRQQRVLYWNTSKVPATMRQQRVLYWNTSKVPATMRQQRVLYWNTIKFQPRCGNDECCTGTPVEFQPRCGSNECCTGTPVKFQPQCGSNECCTGTPVKFQPRCGSNECCTGTPVKFQPQCGSDECCTGTPVKFQPQCTGTPVKFQPQCGSNECCTGTPVKFQPRCSSDECCTRTPVEFQPQCGSNECCTGTPVKFQPQCGSNECCTRTPVEFQPRCGSNECCTGTPVQFQP from the exons ATGAGGCAacaacgagtgctgtactggaacactAGTAAAGTTCCAGCCACGATGAGGCAgcaacgagtgctgtactggaacaccAGTAAAGTTCCAGCCACGATGCGGCAgcaacgagtgctgtactggaacaccA TAAAGTTCCAGCCACGATGCGGCAAcgacgagtgctgtactggaacaccAGTAGAGTTCCAGCCACGATGCGGCAgcaacgagtgctgtactggaacaccAGTAAAGTTCCAGCCACAATGCGGCAgcaacgagtgctgtactggaacaccAGTAAAGTTCCAGCCACGATGCGGCAGCaatgagtgctgtactggaacaccAGTAAAGTTCCAGCCACAATGCGGCAgcgacgagtgctgtactggaacaccAGTAAAGTTCCAGCCACAATGTACTGGAACACCAGTAAAGTTCCAGCCACAATGCGGCAGCaatgagtgctgtactggaacgcCAGTAAAGTTCCAGCCACGATGCAGCAGCGACGAGTGCTGTACTAGAACACCAGTAGAGTTCCAGCCACAATGCGGCAgcaacgagtgctgtactggaacaccAGTAAAGTTCCAGCCACAATGCGGCAGCAATGAGTGCTGTACTAGAACACCAGTAGAGTTCCAGCCACGATGCGGCAgcaacgagtgctgtactggaacaccAGTACAGTTCCAGCCATGA